TGCAGAAGTCACGAGCATCATAAGAAGCGACGACTTGACATTAATGCGCACGACTGCGCTAAAGTGGATGGGAGATCTTGAGCGGCAACGTGACTACTAACCTGGGATAAGGGCTGTTCTTGACTGCTTTCTGGCCGTACTTCCTCCACCTGTAGCCGTCTTCGAGATGATCAACCTCGCTCTCGGTCACGAAAGCAAAGCGGGGTTCCCTTTGCCTTCTCTCTCCTTGCTTGTTGGGTTTCTTCCTGTTTCATCAAATTTCACGAAATCAGACGATCAAATAGAATTAATCTTGTCATTCTCATAGCTCATATTTCTCCAGATTTGGAGATCCCTAAGAATCACATCATGGGAAGACTTCTGGGATCGACAGAAACAGAAAAGATCTTCAGAGTTTATCATGTCGAGATGTACAAGCTCACATCCCAAAGGGTCTTAATTTTGTTAGTGCTTACAGAAGGAAGGATCAGCAGGAAAGCCTCCTGAAAAGCGAATCTCGCTTGTTTCGGAGCTTTTCTACTTCAATCAACCACCTATAGGAATTGTTTTAAAGGGTCGAACTCGGTGCGATCATCCAACAAAACCGAAGCCTTTCAAGGAGCAGATAAGGAAAAGGATCTATTAGCAAAACTTACACTTTCTTAGACGTATCACCTTCTTCCTCCTGTTGCTCTTCCTTCTTACACCGGTCCGCATCCTCTTCGCCGGCGGCCTCAGCGGACAATGAAGAGGTCGAAGAGTTGGGCGTCACTGTAGTCGCACGCCCACCGCACCCAAACGCGGGTGTCAAGCTGCCACTACCATTTCCAACGGCCACCATCAGCTCAGGAGACCCCGTCCTACCTCCGGGGCCAAGCGCATCCAACGGAGCCAAGCATGACAAGCCACAAACTCTAGGGAGCGCGTCGTTGTCCATCATCGAGCCGAGCGGCACATCGGCGAAGGTCACGGCCGGAAAAATCGCCCCGGTGTCGGATCCGCTTGGGCCACCACTAATGCAGGCGGCGCCGTCTGTCGGCCTCTGGGAGAAGAGCGCGGCTAGCTCGTCATGGAACAGGGAGCGGAAGTGCTCCCTCTCGTGATATCCGGACATGAAGATCGCCTGCGGTAGAATGGATGGTGTGGAATCAGATCGAAAGAGTATAacccttcctcttcttttcttttggtgCAGAGAGGGAGGAAGGAGGAAATGGGACGGAACGGAGGAACCTGAGAATGCGTACAATGTTATATAACATGTCGGCCTTCTGCATAAGGTGGGTCGCATCAAACGTGAAATTTCTCGTGGAGTCTGAGCTCTCACGAGTGGGTCCCACCATATCGAGAGATCGCGCCACCCGCGAGAGGTTGCTGGATGATTCGGTCATGCAAAGGAGCCTTTGTCTTGGTGGAGACGGAGTCGATCGCGGTCGCATGGGCATCAGCCGCAGTCGACGGAGGACAACAGGTGATCTTCGGTCATGGATGGGGATTAAGAACTCCGAAAGGAGGAACGACCGCCGAAGGCAATCAGGACATGGTTCTACTTTCTGAGGCGTCGACGGACGCGTGCCAATGGGAAGGGAAGCGCTGGGAGACCGGCGCGCTGACCCTGAGGTGGGCGACGCTGACGTGGGACGGTGTCAGTGTTCCACCTCGTTGTGGGCGCCCGCAGGAGTTGACCACGAGGGCAATTTTCCTCCGTTGGATCGCATCCGACAGCATAGGACCCGCCGGTTCGTCGCGTGGTTCATGTGCATGCAGGACCACAGTTACAGTATCGGCGGCAGGGAAACCCCTCGTTGTTCAGACGAGCAAGACGCCGTTCGGGTGGAAACTGGGTGGGTATGCATGCATCACCATGGCTTTATGAGTTCACATATGCACGCACATCTAAAAGCCTTCACGGAGGTGCCAATTCAGAGCTTTCTGCAATGACATCAGTGGCTCCATTTCTCATTTTCCTGTAAAAGATATCCATCCATGTATCATCCTTGTTTGAGGTCGGTGTACCCAATCGAAGGACACTGGAATCCAGCTTAAGTAGATTGGATACTTGAGAAAAATCTGATCCCCTTGCCATCCCTAGGAATTATCGATTAGCCTGCCTCAGTTATCATTCATAATCACTGACAAATGAGAAGCCATTATGTGATGACAGGGCTGCAGGAGAAGTTTCCTGTGGTGTTTACTTTAAACGTGGGGAGGTTGCTTAATCTCTACGTCTCTGTCTTTCTcacgagagatagagagagagagcaagtacGTGCATGTTAGGCATTTCTGCGACCAGATCATGCATGAAAGAGGTGGAGGATTAATCGCCCTTTGACGTCAAAAGCCGGTGCCGGACAGCCGCTACTGTAGCTTCTCTAAAGCCAGCACTCCTGTCCAAGAATTAACGCAGTAAAAAACTGATACTTACAATACATTGACACATTATAGCAAGGAAATCAAAACATGCCCATGAATTTACAAGATGAATTAGAGAACTGCTGTTATGCACAGTTGGAACAAATCATGAATGATTTCCTGGAATTTATTATGAATCTTTATAATTAAACAAGTGGAATAGCTGAATGAATCATTGATGCAAGCCAACAAGCCTGAAATCTGTCAAACAAATGTCTCTTTG
The DNA window shown above is from Musa acuminata AAA Group cultivar baxijiao chromosome BXJ2-4, Cavendish_Baxijiao_AAA, whole genome shotgun sequence and carries:
- the LOC103981601 gene encoding WRKY transcription factor 28, producing the protein MSGYHEREHFRSLFHDELAALFSQRPTDGAACISGGPSGSDTGAIFPAVTFADVPLGSMMDNDALPRVCGLSCLAPLDALGPGGRTGSPELMVAVGNGSGSLTPAFGCGGRATTVTPNSSTSSLSAEAAGEEDADRCKKEEQQEEEGDTSKKVKKPNKQGERRQREPRFAFVTESEVDHLEDGYRWRKYGQKAVKNSPYPRSYYRCTTQKCPVKKRVERSYQNSTIVITTYEGRHTHRCPATVRGSTLLLPPPLMSTSFFQDLVMQQAHQLTSTANQMPPLQQLEFSHYGLLQDMFPSLAHHGQP